The sequence CCGCTTTCGGTGCAAGTGTACAAGAAATGCAGTTACTACACGATAAAGGCTGCAAAATTGTTGATACAACTTGTCCTTGGGTTTCTAAAGTTTGGAACACCGTAGAAAAACACAAAAAAATCGACTACACATCCATAATTCACGGTAAATATAAACATGAAGAAACTGTCGCTACCAGTTCTTTTGCAGGTAAATATCTCATTGTACTCAACTTAGAAGAAGCGCAATATGTTGCTGATTACATTCTTCATGGAGGAAACCGCGAAGAATTTCTAGAAAAGTTTGCTAAAGCTTGTTCCGCAGGATTTGATCCAGAGCAAGATTTAGAACGAGTGGGAATTGCCAACCAAACCACAATGCTCAAAGGTGAAACTGAAGAAATTGGTAAGCTATTTGAGCATACCATGATGCGGAAGTACGGCCCTGATCAATTAAATCAGCACTTCCAAAGCTTTAACACTATCTGTGATGCTACTCAAGAACGGCAAGATGCTATGTTTCAATTAGTAGAAGAACAGCTAGATTTGATGGTAGTAATTGGTGGATTTAATTCATCAAACACCACACATTTACAAGAAATTCCTGTTCAGCGGGGAATACCTTCCTATCATATCGACAGCGTGGAACGTATCAAATCAGCGACTGCTATTGAATATCGCCAGTTAAATGGAGAATTAGCGATCGCTCAAAATTGGCTACCCCTAGGTAAAATCGTTGTTGGTATCACTTCTGGCGCATCTACACCTGATAAAGTAGTGGAAGATGTGATAGAAAAGATTTTTGCATTAAAAGCCACAACATCAATAGTTGAATAATCATTTAATTTGACACCGTGAGGGCGGAGTTTTCTCCGTCTTTGCGTGCTGTAAATGAAAGTTTAGGTAAAAATTCAACAAATATATATAATAGTTTTTTGACAGAATATCAATTAATTTATCAAGCAATCTTTAATATTAGCCATTTTTTTGTTAGCAACCGATAACATTCTCAAAATTCTAGTTTGTTTTCATAGATACAGTTATCTTGACTTAACCAAACTATAGTTAAATTATGCTAGCTTCACTACTGCCGCTACTGATTTAAAAGCTGTATTTATACTAATATTTTTCCTTACCTTGGGAATAAAGCAGCGAAGAAATATTTCGACAGTTAAACACTTAAGTCAATTTTATTTAGTCATAAATTTCGCTTACTATTTCCTAGAAAAGCGATAACAACCATGAATTTATGACCGATTCACTAAATTGTATTCACCAATTTTCTAACATGAACAAAAAAGACCAAAGTCAGTGTCAACAAACTGCTTTGATTACTGGCGCAGCAAGTGGAATTGGCTATCAATTAGCACGTATTTTTGCTCTGAATAATTACAATCTTGTCTTAGTAGATAGAATGGGACAAAAATTGTTAGAAATTGCGGATAAATTTCACGAAGAATTTCATGTTTTTGTCAAAACTATAGTTAAAGATTTATCTCTAGCTACATCTCCAGAAGAAATTTTCACAGAATTACAACAAGCCGCTATCAACGTTGATGTGTTGGTGAATAACGCTGGCTTTGGTATTCATGGACTTTTTCACGAAACTAATTTAACCACCGAACTAGAAATGCTACAAGTTAATGTGGTTTGTCTCACGCATTTAACTAAGTTATTTCTCAAGCATATGGTTAAACAAGGAAATGGTAAAGTATTAAATGTTTCCTCAGCCGCTGCTTTTCAACCAGGCCCTTTGATGGCGGTTTATTTTGCTACTAAAGCCTATATTCTCTCATTTTCACAAGCACTCGCCAGCGAATTAGAAGGTACAGGTGTCACCGTCACTGCGCTTTGTCCGGGGCCGACAGAATCAGCTTTCCACGAAAGAACCGGCGCCGCAGGAACTAAGCAAGTAAAAGAGAATAAAATGATGGGTGCTGCTCATGTAGCTCAAATTGGCTATCAGGCTTTAATGGAAGGTAAAACTGTAGTAATTCCTGGTTTTAAAAATAGAATTCTTGCAGAAATCGTCAGATTCGCACCAAGAAATTTGGTGACAAAAATTGTGAAAAATATGCAAGAAATTAAATAGATTGGAAAAGGAATAAATTATTGCAAATAATCAATAACCTAGTATTAACTTTCTAAATTTTGAGTTTCGTAAGTATCTAAAACGCCGCTACGGATAATTAGCTGCGGCCAGATTAACAAAAAAAATCCCATCCATGTGAATACAGGAATAGCAACTATAACTGTTATCCAAATATTTTTAAATATTAACCAACTACCGCTAATTAAGCTAACACCTGTGAGGAGTATAGACCATGGTTGACACCACCAAGGTTTGTAATTCCAAGGACTAAGCGGCTTTTGTTGAGACATTAGTTTTATTTCCAGCTTAAGTAATTATTGATTATTGGTTATTTATCAAGGAGCAAAATTTACATTGTTTTGCTCCCTGGGCTATTCTAGTTAGGCTTCCATTTATTTAATGGTATATATTGGTTATCCACCAG is a genomic window of Fortiea contorta PCC 7126 containing:
- a CDS encoding DUF6737 family protein; amino-acid sequence: MSQQKPLSPWNYKPWWCQPWSILLTGVSLISGSWLIFKNIWITVIVAIPVFTWMGFFLLIWPQLIIRSGVLDTYETQNLES
- a CDS encoding SDR family NAD(P)-dependent oxidoreductase, encoding MNKKDQSQCQQTALITGAASGIGYQLARIFALNNYNLVLVDRMGQKLLEIADKFHEEFHVFVKTIVKDLSLATSPEEIFTELQQAAINVDVLVNNAGFGIHGLFHETNLTTELEMLQVNVVCLTHLTKLFLKHMVKQGNGKVLNVSSAAAFQPGPLMAVYFATKAYILSFSQALASELEGTGVTVTALCPGPTESAFHERTGAAGTKQVKENKMMGAAHVAQIGYQALMEGKTVVIPGFKNRILAEIVRFAPRNLVTKIVKNMQEIK
- a CDS encoding 4-hydroxy-3-methylbut-2-enyl diphosphate reductase; the encoded protein is MDTKAFKRTLQHSENYNRKGFGHQAEVATQLQSEYQSNLIQEIRDRNYILQQGDVTIRLAQAFGFCWGVERAVAMAYETRQHFPSDRIWITNEIIHNPAVNQRLREMQVEFIPVNGNIKDFSVVENADVVILPAFGASVQEMQLLHDKGCKIVDTTCPWVSKVWNTVEKHKKIDYTSIIHGKYKHEETVATSSFAGKYLIVLNLEEAQYVADYILHGGNREEFLEKFAKACSAGFDPEQDLERVGIANQTTMLKGETEEIGKLFEHTMMRKYGPDQLNQHFQSFNTICDATQERQDAMFQLVEEQLDLMVVIGGFNSSNTTHLQEIPVQRGIPSYHIDSVERIKSATAIEYRQLNGELAIAQNWLPLGKIVVGITSGASTPDKVVEDVIEKIFALKATTSIVE